In Geotalea uraniireducens, the genomic window ATACCCGGGTGGCGATGTGGCTGGAGATGGGGACTGCCACCGGGGCACTGACCGGGGCGCTGCTCGCCGGGGTGGTCAACCAGCGCTTCCTCTTCGTCCTCTTCGGCCTGCTGCTCGGCTATTCGGGGTACAACATGTTCCGGGCCCGGAAAAGCGAACTGCCGACCGGGGTCGTCCCCGACCGGCTGTCGCAGAAACTGAACCTTGGCGGCTCCTACTACGACCATCTGCAGCATCGTCAGATCGACTACCAGGTGACCGGCACGATCCCCGGGCTGATCATCATGTACTTCTCCGGGGCCGCTGCCGGCCTGCTCGGTATCGGCGCCGGGATCTTCAAGGTTTCCGCGATGGACCAGGTGATGCGGATGCCGTTCAAGGCTTCGACCGCCACCTCCAACTTCATGATCGGCGTGACGGCGGCGTCCGGGGCAGTGGTCTACTTCGCCCGGGGCGACGTCAAGCCGCTGGTGGCGGGGCCGGTGGTGCTTGGGGTGCTGCTCGGCGCCCTGGTCGGCACCCGGCTGATGATCCGGATGCGCACCACCACCATCCGCAAGCTGTTCATCCCGCTAATTGCCTATACCGCCGTCGAAATGATCTACAAGGGGGTGAAGTGGTGGTGAGTGAATCGATGCCGCAAACCGAATCGAAGCTGTTGTCGATCGAGCTGATCCTGGCCCGGCTGCTCCGCGTCGGCTCGATTATCGCCGCCCTGCTGGTCGGCGCGGGGATCGCCGCCTCGGCGACGGGGGGGGCGGCCCTTGCGCAGCGGCTGATCACTGCCGGACTGCTGGTCCTTTTGGCGACGCCGATCATGCGGGTGCTGGTGGCGGCGCTGGTCTTCGTCCGGCAGCGGGAGTGGCACTTTGCCCTCTTCTGCTTCGTCGTCCTCTGTGCCCTGGCGGCCGGAATCATCCTCGGCCGCGGCATCTGACCCCGGCCGCTACGGCGTGCGCCAGCTGAGCAGCCGCTCGCCCGGGCAGGCCAGCGCCGCGCAGTAGCCCGACGGGACCGGCAGATCGACCAGTCGCCAGCGGCCCGTTTCGCCGGCATCGCCCCGGTGGGCGACGAGCGCCGGCGGCTCGCCGGGGCAAAGCGTTACGTCGAAGCGGTCGGCCGGCTGGGCGAAGCCGCTGCCGCATCCCTTCAGATAGGCCTCCTTGCGGGTCCAGCAGCGGTAGAAAGCTGCCAGCTGGTCGGCGGGCGGCAGCGCAAACAGCTCCTCCCGCTCCCGGGCGGAAAAAAACCGCCGGGCCATCTCCCGAAACGCTATCCCCTCCTCCAGCCGTTCCAGATCGATTCCCAGTTCGTCATTTACCGCCACCGCCACCAGCAGCAGCTCCCCGGCATGGGAGAGGCTGAAGCGGAGCCCGTGCGGCCCCTCTTCGCCGACCAGAAACGGCTTGCCGTGCGTGCCGTAACCGAAGCGGAGCTGCGCCGGTTCCTGCTCCAGGTAGCCGGCCAAGGTGCGACGGAGGAGCGCCCGTCCCGTCCGCCAGCGGTCGCGGCGCCGCCGGTCGAGCAGTCGGTCGGCCCGGGCGGTTTCGTCGGCGCTGAGCAATGGGGCCAGTCGGGCCAGTTCGGCGGGGTCGTCGGGGAGGGGGAGGGCGTAGAGGTGGATTTCGTCGGCGTCGGGCCTGGGGCGGCGGTTCACGGGGCGGTCCCGGCAAGCCACTCCCGCAGCCGGCGGAGCCCCTCGTCGATGGAGACGGTCGGCGCGAAGCCGAGATCGCGACGGGCGGCGCCGATGTCGAACCAGTGGGCGGTGGCCAGTTCCTTGGCGACGAAGCGGGTCAGCGGCGGTTCGTCCGCGCGGCGGAAGAGGTGCCAGAGCCCTTCGCAGAGGGCGCCGGCGGCGTAGGCGACCCCGGCCGGGATGCGGCGTCTCACCGGCGGCAGCCCGGCGGCGGCGAGGATCCGGTCGATCATTTCCCAGAGGGGGAGCGGCTCGCCGTTGGAGATGAAATAAGCCCGGCCGGCCAGCGGGGCGCCGGGGGCGAGCCGGTCGGCGGCGAGAAGGTGGGCCTGGGCGGCATTGTCGATGTAGACGGTGTCCACCGGGCAGGGACGGCTGCCGATCCGCCGCAGCCGGCCGGCCCGGGCCTTGGCAATGATCCGCGGCACCAGGTGGTTGTCCCCCGGCCCCCAGATCAGGTGGGGGCGGAGAGAGACGGTGGCCAGCGAGGGGGCGTTGGCGGCGAGGACCAGCTGTTCGGCCAGCGCCTTGGTCCGGGGATAGGGAGCGGTGAAACGGCGCGGATAGGGGAGCGATTCGTCGCCGCCGGCCACGTCCCGGCCGTCGAAGACCACGCTCGGCGAGCCGGTGTAGACCAGCCGGCCGATGCCGTGGGCCCGGCAGGCGGCGATGACGTTCGCGGTGCCGGTGACGTTGGCCGCGTAGTAGGCGCCCTCGGCCCCCCAGACGCCGGCCTTGGCCGCTACGTGGAAGACGATGTCGCAGCCGGCCGCTGCCCGGAAGAGCGCCTCCCGGTCGGCCAGGTCGCCGCGGCACTGTTCGACGCCGAGGCGCGCCAACTCCGGGTAGTCGCCGCGGGAGAAACTGCGCACCGTGTCGCCGCGGGCCACCAGCTGCCGGACTACCGCCCCGCCGAGGAAACCGCCGCCGCCGGTAACGAGCGCCTTCACCGCAGTCTCCGCGCTGCCCAGCGGGCGAGCTTCTCGCGGAAAATCTTGGCGTTGTGGCGGATATCGACCGGGAAGGCCGGATGGAAGAGGATGGTCTCGATCCCCTGGGTATGGAGATGGGCGGCACCGATCGCCAGCAGTTCCCGGCGGATCGTCTCCCGGTCGCCAGGTGCCCCTTTTTCCAGTTCCACGCAGAGGACCGGCTGCTGCCGTCCCGGCTCGCCGACGCCGACCAGCGCGGTGCGGAAGACAGCTGGATGGGTGTTGAAGACCGCCTCGCAGGGGATGGTGAAGAGGGGCCCTTCCGCCGTTTCCACCCGGTGGGCCTTCCGGCCGCAGAACCAGAGCCGCCCCTCTTCGTCCCGCCCCCCCAAGTCGCCCATCCGGTGGAAAAAGCCGCCGTCCGCCGGATCGGCGATCTTGGCCAGCCGGTCGGCCGCGGGGCGGTTATAGTAGCCGGCGGTTACCTGCTCCCCCTTGACCGCCAGTTCGCCGATCTTCCCGGTCGGCAGGCGGAGGCTGTCGTCCCAGACCGGGATCGGCCCGTCGCTGATCTCGATCACCTCCAGCCGGATGCCTGGCACCGGCCGGCCGATGCAGACGCCGCCGCCGGCCTCGGTGATTGCACGGGTTTCGCCGAGGATCTCGCCGCTGCCGATCGAGCAGACCGGCAGCGCCTCGGTGGCGCCGTAGGGGGTGAAGATCTCCACCCCTGGGTTGAGCAGCGAGCCGAACCGTTCCATGACCGCCGCCCCGACCGGCGCGCCGGCGGAGATGACCCGCCGCAGGGTCGGGAGCTTGATCCCGTGGCCGGCGCCATAGCGGCCGACCCGGTCGATCAGTGCCGGCGAGCCGAACATGGTGGTGACGCCGTAAGTCTGGATCGCCGCGACGATCTTCCGCGGGTTCACCGCCCCGGGGCGGGTGAAGTCCATCTCCGGGATCACCGCGGTCATGCCAAGGGCCGGGGCGAAGAGGGCGAACAGCGGGAAGGTGGGGAGGTCGATCTCGCCCGGCTCGATGCCGTAAATCTGGCGGAGCGCCTCCACCTGGGCGAGGAAGTTGCCGTGGCGGTAGACCGCCCCCTTCGGCGGGCCGGTGCTGCCGCTGGTGAAGAGGATGGCTGCCACCTCGTCGCGCTCCGTCGGCGCCGGGGTGAAGGAGAAATCGCGCTCGGCGGTGTTCCCCAGGGCGGCGAGGGTCGTGCCGCCCCAGCCGCAGCGCCGGCCGACGGTGACCACCGTCCGGAGCGTCCCCTTGCCCCAGCCGAAGAGGAGCCGGGCGAGCTGGGCCTTGTGGATGCCGATGAAGGCGTGGGGTTCGGCCTCGGCGAGGCAGGCCTTCAGGTTGCGGATGCCGAGTCCCGGATCGACCAGCACCGGCACCGCGCCAACCTTGAACAGGGCGAAGGTGAGGGCGAAAAATTCCGGGCCGGGGGTGACCATCAGCACCGTCCGGACGCCGCGGCCGATGCCGTTGGCCGCCAGGCCGTGGGCATAGCGGTCGCTCAGGGCGTCCAGCTCGCGGAAGGAGAGCCGGCGGTTCCCCCGGGGAAAGATGATCGCCGGGGTGTCGGGCTGGCGGTGGGCCATTTCCGGGAGGTGGGCGGCGATGTTGACCAGTTCGGCGCGGCTCATGGCGTTGTCCCCGTCCCCGGCCGGGTCCGGTCGAGGAAGGCGCCGATCAGCGGGACTATCTCCTCCCCCAGGTCTTCGAGGATGTAATGGCCGCCATCGGGATAGCGGTGGAGCTCCGCCGCCGGAAAGCGCCGCTGCCACTCGGCGAGGAAGTGGCGGTCGAAAACGAAGTCCCGCTCGCCCCAGAAGATGGCGGTCGGCAGGGGACGGAACCGTTCCAGTCCCGCCGCCACGGCACTGACCAGTTCGTAGCCGCGGTCGCCGGGGGCCAGCGGGATGTCCTGGACGAAGCGGAGGGTGGCGATCCGGTTGCGCCACGAGTCGTAGGGGCGCCGGTAGGCCCGGCGGAGCGCGGCCGGCATCGGGTGGCGCTTGCAGCCGACGAAGGATGCGGCGAGGCTGAAGGCGTTGCCGCCGCGGACCAGCAGGGTGCCGAGCGCGGTCTCCCGGCAGATCTTCAGCGCCAGCGGCAGCCGTTTGGCTGGCGGCAGGGGGAAGGCGGCGGTGTTGAGGATCACCAGCCGGCCGATCCGCTCCGGATGGCGGTGGGCGTAGGCCATGCCGATCATTCCCCCCCAGTCGTGGAGGACCAGGGTCAGCGGGCCGGCGGGGGCTACCCGGTCGAGCAGCCGCTCCAGATCGTCGACCCGGCGGGCAAGGGTATAGTCGTAGCGGTCGTCACCCGGCTTGTCCGACAGGCCGCAGCCGATGTGGTCGGGGACGATGCAGCGGTAGCGGTCGCGCAGCGCCAGCACCAGGTTGCGGTAGTAGAACGACCAGGAGGGATTGCCGTGGAGCATCACCACCGGCGGGCCGTTCCCCTCGTCCAGATAGTGGTAGCGGAGGCCGTCCAGGTCGAGGTAGTGGCCGGCAAAGGGGTAGAGCCGGGCGAAGGCGGGGTCCGTGGCGAAGGCGGCGGTTTCGTTATCGGTGCGCATTACCACTCCACCCCGAGCATCAGGCAGTTCAGGCCGCTGCCGATGCCGAGGAAGGCCACCCGCTCGCCGGGGAGGAGCATCTCCCGCTCGTCGGCCAGGGCGGCGGTGAGCGGCAGCGAGACGGTCCCCATGTTGCCGAGGAATTCGTAGGTGGTGAAATCCTTGTCGAGCGGGATTTCCAGGGTCTTGAGGATGGCGCTCTGGTGGGCGGAGCCGACCTGGTGGCAGATCACCCGGTCCACTTCACCCGCCTGCCAGCCTACCGCCGGGAGGAATGCCTCCCAGGTCCGCCGGCCGAGCTCGACGCCGTAGTTCATGACGTTCACTGCGTCGGTGGTCATAGTCTGGCGGAACTTCCCGCTGCCGTCCGGGGTGATCCCCCAGAGGCAGAGCCGGTGATGCTCGGGGGCCGCCCGGGTCACCCCGCCAACGAGGCGGTGCCCGGCGCCGGCCGCCGGGAAAGAGCCGTCGGTCAGCAGTACCGCCACCGCCCCGGAGCCGCCGGTAAGGGTGGCCAGGGAGCCGGCGAACTGCTCCATGTCGCACCGTTCCAGCATCGCGGCGATCGTCAGCTCGTTGATTTCCCGGGCGCTTTCGCAGGAAACCACCAGCCCGGCGCGGATCTGCCCCAGCTCGATCCGGTTCGCCACGTCGAGGATACCGTTCAGCACCCCGAGGCAGGCGTTGGAGAGGTCGTAGACAACGGCGTCGCCGCCGATGCCGAGGCCGGCGGCGACCCGGCAGGCGGTGGCCGGCTCGAACTGCTCCCGGCAGACCCCGGCGTAGACCAGGGCGCCGAGCTCGGCGGCGGCGATGCCGGCGGCGGCGAGGGCCTTCTGGCCGGCGGCGATCGCCCCGCGGGAGAGGGGATACTCCGGCTCCCACCAGCGGCGCTCGCGGATGCCGGTCAGTGCCTGCAACTGGCCGGGAACGAAGCGGAGTTTCCGGTAAAGCGGCTCCAGCCGTGCCTCCAGCTCGGCCGAGGTGACGACCACCGGCGCCAGTTCGTAGCCAAAGGCGGCGAGGTTCACGGTACGGTAATTCATGGTTCTCCTGCAGGGGGCGGCAGCGCCGCCCCGAAGTTATTCTTCCCCCAGGCGGAGAGAAAAGTCGTTCATCTGGTAGATCGGCCGGCCGTCGACGCAGAGGAAGCCGTCGGCGGTCAGCAGCCGCTGCCGGTCGTCGACGCCGGTGATCCAGGCTGCCACCGTCACCTCGCCGCTGGTCGGGACGATCTGGCCGCGGTAGGTCCAGCGGTGACGCCGCTTTTCGGGGACGACGGCAAAGAGTTCGCCGTCCCGCCAGCCCCACCGCTCGACGGCGGCGAACTTGAGGAGCTGGAGGAACGCTTCGAGGCCGAGCGAACCGGGGGTCACCGGGTCCTGGTAGAAGTGGGCCTTGAAGAACCACTCGTCCGGGTCGACCCGCTTGCTGCCGAGGAGATAGCCGAGTCCGGCGGGGCCGCCGTCCGGGACGAACAGCTCGATCCGGTCGAGCATCTGCAGCTGCCGGTCCGGGAAGGGGGCCGTCGCCGGGTAGGCGCACGCGCGGCCCCGGGCGGCTTCGGCCGCCGGCGGCACGTAGGGGGCGGCGTCGCGGATGCCGACCTGGTTGGCGAGGGCCTCCCGGGAGAAGAAGCCGAACATCGTCTCCCCCTCGTAGAGGAGGCCGTGCCGGTCCGCCACCGTGAAGTCGAACTCCTGGATGATCATCCCGCCGCTGGTCGCCACCTTGGTCATGGTGGCGGTGGCGGTGAGGGTGCCGCTCGCCGGGGTGACCGGCCGGTGCAGCCGGGCGTTCCCCCCCAGGTTGCGGAAGGCGAGATCGACCGGGCTGGTGAGGGCCGAGCCGACGTAGGCCGCCAGCCAGCCGCAGGGCTGGAGGGCCGCTTCGAGGAGGACGGCGAACGGCAGGCGTGGCTGGCGGTCGGCGGCGAAATACCAGGCGTCGGTTGGGACGTCGTACTCGGTCTCGGCCATGGCGCCGGCGACCATCCGCCACGGCTCGCCCCGCACGGCAGTCACCCGGTCGAGGAACTGGAACGGCGGTCCCGGGAGCCGGGCAATCACCCGCCCCTCGTCGAAGATCCGGTACGGCTCGCCGAAGCCGGCCGACGGCTTGCCGTTGCTGTAGGCGAGGATCTGTTCCTTGGTGTAGAGGACGGGCTTGGCGGTGGTTGCTCCCTCTCCCCGGCCCTCTCCCACCGGGGGAGAGGGGGCGGCAGTTGCCGGTGCGGCAAGCGTGTCCGCGCGACGGTCCCACAGTGCCGCGAGCAGATCTTCGCTGGTGCCGTTCAGGCGGACCGACATGCTGGTGATCTCGACGATCGGCCGGCCGTCGGCGTACATCAGCGCGTCGACGATCGCGTAGGGCTCGGGGCGATAGCCGAGTTCGCGGATTTGGACCTCGTAGGCGACGACCCGGGTCGTTTCCAGCACCTGGCCCCGGCAGCAGAGCCGGCTGGCGACTCCCGGCACCGGTTCCCAGACCGCCGTCGCCGCCTCGGCGACCCAGCCGAGCCGGAGCAGGAAAATGCGCAGGGTGTGCAGGCAGCATTCGTACATCAGCGTGCCGGGCATCACCCGGTCGTCGACGAAGTGGCAGGTGAGGAACCAGTCGTCGGGGCGGATGTCGGCTTCGGCACGGATCAGCCCGAGACCGTAGCGGCCGCCGTCGCCGCTCAGCTCCACCACTCGGTGGACGAGCCGCATCCGGTCGCCGGGGATGGTCAGCGGCCGCTCCAGCGGCAGGCCGGCGAAGAGCGGGCCGAAGCAGCCGGCCAGGTCTCCCGCCCGGAGCCGGTCCAGCTGGCCGGCGTCGTAGGTTGCCGGCGTAAGCGGCACCAGCTGCCGCCAGCCGGCGGGACGACTGCCGTGGCGCGGCCGGAGGTCGAGGGCGCCGCGGACGATCCCCTTGCCGGCAGCCAGTTCGGCGGCGGAAAAAAAGCCGGCGCAACCGTCGCGCATGGTGAGGAGCGGCTCGCCGTTCACCGTGGCGTCGAAGCGGAAACGGAACAGGTAGGTGCTTCCCTGGCGGAAGAAGCGTTCGATCCGGATGTCGTAGTGGATCGTCTCCCCCGGCCCGGGGAGCGGGCGATGGAAGGTGACCTCGGCGTCGAGCAGCCGGTAGACCGCCAGCCCGCGGCCGATAAAGTCGATCCCCAGGTAGCCGGAGAGAAAGAGGTCCGCCTGGCCCGCCTCGACGGCGATGCAGGTTGGAATCCGGCCGCCGTCCAGGTACCAGGCGCCGGGGAGGATGTCGTGCTCGGTCGCCACCCGGCCGTGGGTCATCGACTTCGCCTCCCCTTCCAGGGCGACGATCCGGTCGACCAGCATCAGTGGCTCGTCGGGGAGCCGGACGCGGGTCGGGAAGGTGTCGACCTCGGCGAATTCCGGGCCGAGCATCCGCCCCACCGAGCCGCGGGCGAATTCGAGACACTGTACGCGATCGAAGACGGCCGGTGTATCCCCCGTCCCCTTGCCCTCTCCCACCGGGGGAGGGGGGAGCGCGGCGAGGCCGGCGTAAGCATCGTCCGCCGCCGGGCTCTCCTCTGCCAGGGACGGGGCGGCCGGGCCGAGCGCCTCCCGGAGCGACAGCTCGAAGGCGAGGGCCGTTGCCACCGAGCGGCCGAGCGACTCCGCCGTCCGCAGAAAGGCGTCGTGGGCCTGGCGGCGGGCCTCCTGGGCGGCGGCAAACTGCTGGAAGAGCGGGGTGAGGAGTTCCGCCGCGGCCGGTGGCGTTGCCGGTGCTACCGATGCTGCCGGTGCCGCCGGTGCGCTGGGCGACGGTTCTGTTAATGCCGGTGTCGTGACCGGTGGCGGCGGGGCGCTCGCCGCGATCGGCGCTTTCGTCGACTGCGTGGCCGGCGGCGCGGTGGCGGCCGGCGGCTGGGGCGGTCGGAAGGGGGCGCCGCCGACCGGTATCCGCAGCGGCGGCCGGCGGGACGGCTCGCCGGTGGCGGCCACTGCCGGCGCCGACTGCGGATAGAGGGGCGCCAGGTCCACGGCGAGCCCCTCGGCGACCAGCTGGCCGAGGAGCCGGAGCAGGGCCGAGTGGGCCTCCTGCGGGGGAGCGGCGGAGCGGGCCAAGTGGGGGCGGTCGGCGAGAATTCGGTCGATCATCCGGCTGCAGGAGCTCCCCGGTCCCATCTCCAGGAAGTAGCGGACCCCGTCGGCGTAGGCGGCGTCGATGGTTGCCGGGTAGTCGATCCCGCCGATGGCCTGGGCGAGGATCGAGTCGGCGGCGCTCTCCCGGTCGACGGCGTAGGCCCGGCCGCGGGCACCGCTGTAAAAGGTGACCCCCGGCGGCGGGGTGGTCGCGAAGAGGTGCAGCTCGCGGTACGATTCGGCCACCTGCGCGGCCACCTCGCAATGGACGGTGGTCACCCCGTGCAGCGGGAAGAAGCGGCAGCCGAGCATCGCCACCAGCCGCTTCACCGCCTTGGCGTCGCCACCGATGACGCATTCGTCGGGGGTGTTGACGATCAGCAGGTAGACCCGGGCGGTGGTGCGGAGTGCCCGGCGGACCTCGCGGGCCGGTGCTTCTACCACGCCGATGCTCCATTCCACCGGCCGGTCGTCGGCCAATCCCCACGCGCGGGCCGCTGCCCGGCAGTCGCCGGCCAGTTCACGGGTGAAGAGGGTCGAGGCGCGCATCCGGGCCAGCATCTCGTCCCGGGCGCGCCAGGCGCCGAGGGCGAACAGGCCGGCCGTCTCGCCGAGGCTGTAGCCGATCACCGCCGCCGGCTCGATGCCGAAGGAGCGGACGACGTCGCTGACTGCGCAGCCGGTGGCGACCTGACCGAAGATCACCGCCTGGTGGTCGTCGTCGAGCTCCGCCGCCGGGGCGCCGTTCCAGAAGAGCTCCGGCTGGAACTGGCTGCGCAGGTAGCGGTTATCCCGGTCCTGGCGGCGGAACACCTCGGGCCAGCGGCCGGCGAACTCCACCCCCATGCCGGGATGGTGATTCCCCGAGCCGGGGAAGACGAAGGCGATGGTGCCGGCCCGGCCGAGGGGGGCCGGGGCGTAGAAGAGCCGGTCGCGGAGCGACGGGTGGAGGGTGGTATCGTCGGGGGCGCGGTTGCTGGCGACGAGCCGCTCCCCTTCGTCGAGCAGGGCGGTCAGTTCTTCTCGGCTGCGGGCAACGACGGCCAGGGCGCGTGGCGCGGCTTCTCCGGCACGGTGCCATTCCCGGGCCAGCGGTGCCAAGTCGTCGGCTGCGGCAACGGCGTGGCGTAGCCGGCCGATGTTGCGGTCCAGTGCCGCCGGGTCCTCGCCGCCGACGACGAACAGGAATTCACCGTCGCTGACCGGGGTAAAGCGGGCGGCACCTTCCCCGGCGGCGGGGTGCTCGACCCCCTCGAGGACGACGTGGCTGCAGGTGCCATCGACGCCGAAGACGCTGACCCCGGCCCGGCGCGGTCCGGCAGCCCGGTCACGGAGCCAGTAGCGCGGTGTCGGCGGCAGGTAGAACGGGCCGGCGGCGGCGAATTCCGCCAGCGGCGGCTCGGCGCCGTGGCAGGGGGGGATGATCTCGTGGTAGAGCGCCAGACAGCCGCGCACCAGCGAGGCGAGCCCGGCGGCGGCGCCGCTGTGGCCGATCTCCCCCTTGACGCCGGCCACGGCGCAGTGCCGCTTGGTCGGGCCGAAGAAGTCGGCCAGCGCCGTTGCCTCCATCCGGTCTTCGGCGGGGTGACCGCTGCCGTTGGCCTCCAGGTAGTCGACCGTCTCGGGGGCGACTCCGGCGTCGGCGTAAGCCCGTTCCAGGGCCCGGCGATAGGCGGCAGCGCCGGGGAGGACCGTTGTCCCGCCGGCAGTGCCGATCCCCTTGATCACCGCATAGATCCGGTCGCCGTCCCGCCGCGCGTCGGCGAGTCGCTTCAGGACTACCGTTGCTGCCCCTTCACCGACGATGCTGCCGTCGGCCGCGGCGGCGAAGGGCCTCCCCCGGCCGGTGGCGGAGAGGGGGCGGAGGGCGTGGTGGCCGAGGACGGCGCGCAGGTCGCCGGCCAGATCGACGGCGCCAACCAGCGCCCGGTCGATCTCCCCGCTCTGCAACAGCCGGGCGGCCGCTTCCAGGGCGCGGATGCCGGAGCCGTCTTCGTTGGCAAGGGTGAAACTGGGGCCGCCGACCCGGAATTCCCGGGCGATCCGGCTGGCGACGACACTGCCGAGGGCCCCCATCGTCCGGTTGGCGGTCAGCGGCGGGCCGGCCGCTTCGCGGAGGGCGGCGGTCCAGGCGGCCAGCTCGGCGGCGGTGGCCGGGTGCCCCTGCTCCTGCTGCCAGGCGGCGGCCAGCTCGGCCAAGCGCCAGCGGTAGCTGAAGTTTGTAGCATTGAGGTCGAGGGCGATGCCGACGAAGACGCCGGTGCGGAGGTTCTCCTCCCGGCCGAGGCCGGCATCGGTCATGGCGGCGGCGGCGCTCTGCAGCATCAACAGCTGCTGCGGGAGCATCTCCGCCATCTCCAGCGGCGGGATGCGAAACTCATCCGGGGCGACGGTGACCTCGTCGAGGTAGAAGCCGGCGAAGGGGGTTCGGTCGAGTCCCGCGTCGCGGAACCAGGCGCTTTCCCGTGCCCCCCACCAGCGGCGGGGTGGCGTGGGTGTGTCGGCCGACCCGTTGCCCAGCACCCGTTCCCGGTAGGCGGCCAACGATTGCCAGGGGCCGAAGCGGGCGTCGAGGCCGACTACCGCCAGCGGCTCCGGGCGCGGCGGCGCCGGCCGGGTGGTGCGGGCGGGGCGGCGGGGTGATTCGCCGAGCCACTCCTCCACTAGCAGGTGGCCGTTGATCCCGCCGAAGCCGAAGGCGCTTACCGCCGCCCGTCGGGGGATGCCGGCGCCGCGGCGCTCCCACGGCTGCGGGGCGGTCAGCACCCGGAACGGGCTCCCGGCCAGGTCGATGCTGGCCGGCGGGGCGGTGAAGTTGGCGGTGGGGGGGAGTTCGCCGCGGCCCATGGCGAGCAGCACCTTGGTCAGGGCGGCGGCGCCGGCGGCGGTCAAAAGGTGGCCGATGTTAGATTTCACCGAGCCGATGACGCAGGGGGCGCTGACCGGGCGGGTCTCGCCCCAGAGTTCGCGGAGACTGGCGAATTCGGTGGCGTCCCCCACCGGGGTGCCGGTGGCGTGGCATTCGATCAGGTCGACCGTTTCCGGCTGCCAGCCGGCGCGGGCGTACGCGGCGCGCATGGCGCGGAGCTGCCCTTCGCTCATCGGGGCGAGCAGGCTCCCCCCCACGTCGTTGGCGAGGCCGATGCCGCGGATGATCCCGTAGATCCGGTCGCCGTGGGCGATGGCGTCGGCGGTCCGCTTGAGCAGGAACAGCCCGGCCCCTTCGCCGACCACCAGGCCGTCGCCGGCGGCGTCGAACGGGGCGCAGATCCCCTGCCGCGACAGGGCGCGCAGCTGGGAGAAGCCCATCTGGGTGTAAAGGGGGTCGGGGCGGGACAGCCCGCCGGTGAGCATGGCGTCGGCCCGGCCGGCGAGTAGTTCGTCGGCGGCCAGCTTAATGGCGTAGAGGGATGAGGCGCAGGCGGCATCGAGGGTGCAGCTGCCGCCGCCGAGTCCGAGGGCCTC contains:
- a CDS encoding NAD-dependent epimerase/dehydratase family protein — protein: MKALVTGGGGFLGGAVVRQLVARGDTVRSFSRGDYPELARLGVEQCRGDLADREALFRAAAGCDIVFHVAAKAGVWGAEGAYYAANVTGTANVIAACRAHGIGRLVYTGSPSVVFDGRDVAGGDESLPYPRRFTAPYPRTKALAEQLVLAANAPSLATVSLRPHLIWGPGDNHLVPRIIAKARAGRLRRIGSRPCPVDTVYIDNAAQAHLLAADRLAPGAPLAGRAYFISNGEPLPLWEMIDRILAAAGLPPVRRRIPAGVAYAAGALCEGLWHLFRRADEPPLTRFVAKELATAHWFDIGAARRDLGFAPTVSIDEGLRRLREWLAGTAP
- a CDS encoding sulfite exporter TauE/SafE family protein, giving the protein MIEIFLIAIGAGIVGSILGLGGGIIIVPTLTLLFGLPIRTAVAASTVSIIATSTGAAVAYLQDRLTNTRVAMWLEMGTATGALTGALLAGVVNQRFLFVLFGLLLGYSGYNMFRARKSELPTGVVPDRLSQKLNLGGSYYDHLQHRQIDYQVTGTIPGLIIMYFSGAAAGLLGIGAGIFKVSAMDQVMRMPFKASTATSNFMIGVTAASGAVVYFARGDVKPLVAGPVVLGVLLGALVGTRLMIRMRTTTIRKLFIPLIAYTAVEMIYKGVKWW
- a CDS encoding DUF1634 domain-containing protein, whose product is MVVSESMPQTESKLLSIELILARLLRVGSIIAALLVGAGIAASATGGAALAQRLITAGLLVLLATPIMRVLVAALVFVRQREWHFALFCFVVLCALAAGIILGRGI
- a CDS encoding 4'-phosphopantetheinyl transferase family protein, with protein sequence MNRRPRPDADEIHLYALPLPDDPAELARLAPLLSADETARADRLLDRRRRDRWRTGRALLRRTLAGYLEQEPAQLRFGYGTHGKPFLVGEEGPHGLRFSLSHAGELLLVAVAVNDELGIDLERLEEGIAFREMARRFFSAREREELFALPPADQLAAFYRCWTRKEAYLKGCGSGFAQPADRFDVTLCPGEPPALVAHRGDAGETGRWRLVDLPVPSGYCAALACPGERLLSWRTP
- a CDS encoding fatty acid CoA ligase family protein — translated: MSRAELVNIAAHLPEMAHRQPDTPAIIFPRGNRRLSFRELDALSDRYAHGLAANGIGRGVRTVLMVTPGPEFFALTFALFKVGAVPVLVDPGLGIRNLKACLAEAEPHAFIGIHKAQLARLLFGWGKGTLRTVVTVGRRCGWGGTTLAALGNTAERDFSFTPAPTERDEVAAILFTSGSTGPPKGAVYRHGNFLAQVEALRQIYGIEPGEIDLPTFPLFALFAPALGMTAVIPEMDFTRPGAVNPRKIVAAIQTYGVTTMFGSPALIDRVGRYGAGHGIKLPTLRRVISAGAPVGAAVMERFGSLLNPGVEIFTPYGATEALPVCSIGSGEILGETRAITEAGGGVCIGRPVPGIRLEVIEISDGPIPVWDDSLRLPTGKIGELAVKGEQVTAGYYNRPAADRLAKIADPADGGFFHRMGDLGGRDEEGRLWFCGRKAHRVETAEGPLFTIPCEAVFNTHPAVFRTALVGVGEPGRQQPVLCVELEKGAPGDRETIRRELLAIGAAHLHTQGIETILFHPAFPVDIRHNAKIFREKLARWAARRLR
- a CDS encoding 3-oxoacyl-ACP synthase III; translated protein: MNYRTVNLAAFGYELAPVVVTSAELEARLEPLYRKLRFVPGQLQALTGIRERRWWEPEYPLSRGAIAAGQKALAAAGIAAAELGALVYAGVCREQFEPATACRVAAGLGIGGDAVVYDLSNACLGVLNGILDVANRIELGQIRAGLVVSCESAREINELTIAAMLERCDMEQFAGSLATLTGGSGAVAVLLTDGSFPAAGAGHRLVGGVTRAAPEHHRLCLWGITPDGSGKFRQTMTTDAVNVMNYGVELGRRTWEAFLPAVGWQAGEVDRVICHQVGSAHQSAILKTLEIPLDKDFTTYEFLGNMGTVSLPLTAALADEREMLLPGERVAFLGIGSGLNCLMLGVEW
- a CDS encoding alpha/beta fold hydrolase, with the protein product MRTDNETAAFATDPAFARLYPFAGHYLDLDGLRYHYLDEGNGPPVVMLHGNPSWSFYYRNLVLALRDRYRCIVPDHIGCGLSDKPGDDRYDYTLARRVDDLERLLDRVAPAGPLTLVLHDWGGMIGMAYAHRHPERIGRLVILNTAAFPLPPAKRLPLALKICRETALGTLLVRGGNAFSLAASFVGCKRHPMPAALRRAYRRPYDSWRNRIATLRFVQDIPLAPGDRGYELVSAVAAGLERFRPLPTAIFWGERDFVFDRHFLAEWQRRFPAAELHRYPDGGHYILEDLGEEIVPLIGAFLDRTRPGTGTTP